In a genomic window of Camelus ferus isolate YT-003-E chromosome 31, BCGSAC_Cfer_1.0, whole genome shotgun sequence:
- the EGR3 gene encoding early growth response protein 3 isoform X2, whose amino-acid sequence MEPCAAWSPRGGRENVMDIGLTNEKPNPELSYSGSFQPAPGNKTVTYLGKFAFDSPSNWCQDNIISLMSAGILGVPPASGALSTQTSTASMVQPPQGEVEAMYPTLPPYSNCSDLYSEPVSFHDPQGNPGLAYSPQDYQSAKPALDSNLFPMIPDYNLYHHPNDMGSIPEHKPFQGMDPIRVNPPPITPLETIKAFKDKQIHPGFGSLPQPPLTLKPIRPRKYPNRPSKTPLHERPHACPAEGCDRRFSRSDELTRHLRIHTGHKPFQCRICMRSFSRSDHLTTHIRTHTGEKPFACEFCGRKFARSDERKRHAKIHLKQKEKKAEKGGAPSASSAAPVSLAPVVTTCA is encoded by the exons ATGGAGCCATGTGCGGCGTGGAGTCCCCGCGGTGGGAGAG AGAATGTGATGGACATCGGTCTGACCAACGAGAAGCCCAACCCGGAACTCTCTTATTCGGGCTCCTTCCAGCCAGCCCCCGGCAACAAGACCGTGACCTACTTGGGAAAGTTCGCCTTCGACTCCCCTTCCAACTGGTGCCAGGACAACATCATTAGCCTCATGAGCGCCGGCATCTTGGGGGTGCCCCCGGCCTCAGGGGCACTCAGCACGCAGACCTCCACGGCCAGCATGGTGCAGCCGCCGCAGGGTGAAGTGGAGGCCATGTATCCGACGCTGCCCCCCTATTCTAACTGCAGTGATCTCTACTCGGAGCCTGTGTCTTTCCACGACCCCCAGGGCAACCCCGGCCTCGCCTATTCCCCCCAGGATTACCAATCGGCCAAACCGGCCTTGGACAGCAATCTCTTCCCCATGATTCCTGACTACAATCTATACCACCACCCCAACGACATGGGCTCCATTCCGGAGCACAAGCCCTTCCAGGGAATGGACCCCATCCGGGTCAATCCGCCCCCTATTACTCCCCTGGAGACCATCAAGGCATTCAAAGACAAGCAGATCCACCCGGGCTTTGGCAGCCTGCCCCAGCCGCCGCTCACGCTCAAGCCCATCCGGCCCCGCAAGTACCCCAACCGACCCAGCAAGACCCCGCTCCACGAGCGGCCCCACGCGTGCCCGGCGGAGGGCTGCGACCGCCGTTTCAGCCGCTCGGACGAGCTGACCCGGCACCTGCGCATCCACACGGGCCACAAGCCCTTCCAGTGCCGGATCTGCATGCGGAGCTTCAGCCGCAGCGACCACCTTACCACTCACATCCGCACGCATACGGGCGAGAAGCCCTTTGCCTGCGAGTTCTGCGGGCGCAAGTTTGCGCGCAGCGACGAGCGCAAGCGCCACGCCAAGATCCACCTCAAGCAAAAGGAGAAGAAGGCGGAGAAGGGGGGTGCGCCTTCTGCGTCCTCAGCGGCCCCGGTGTCCCTGGCCCCTGTGGTCACCACCTGCGCCTGA
- the EGR3 gene encoding early growth response protein 3 isoform X1, with amino-acid sequence MTGKLAEKLPVTMSSLLNQLPDNLYPEEIPSALNLFSGSSDSVAHYNQMATENVMDIGLTNEKPNPELSYSGSFQPAPGNKTVTYLGKFAFDSPSNWCQDNIISLMSAGILGVPPASGALSTQTSTASMVQPPQGEVEAMYPTLPPYSNCSDLYSEPVSFHDPQGNPGLAYSPQDYQSAKPALDSNLFPMIPDYNLYHHPNDMGSIPEHKPFQGMDPIRVNPPPITPLETIKAFKDKQIHPGFGSLPQPPLTLKPIRPRKYPNRPSKTPLHERPHACPAEGCDRRFSRSDELTRHLRIHTGHKPFQCRICMRSFSRSDHLTTHIRTHTGEKPFACEFCGRKFARSDERKRHAKIHLKQKEKKAEKGGAPSASSAAPVSLAPVVTTCA; translated from the exons ATGACCGGCAAACTCGCCGAGAAGCTGCCGGTGACCATGAGCAGTTTGCTAAACCAACTGCCTGACAATCTGTACCCCGAGGAGATCCCCAGCGCGCTCAACCTCTTTTCTGGCAGCAGCGACTCGGTAGCCCATTACAATCAGATGGCTACAG AGAATGTGATGGACATCGGTCTGACCAACGAGAAGCCCAACCCGGAACTCTCTTATTCGGGCTCCTTCCAGCCAGCCCCCGGCAACAAGACCGTGACCTACTTGGGAAAGTTCGCCTTCGACTCCCCTTCCAACTGGTGCCAGGACAACATCATTAGCCTCATGAGCGCCGGCATCTTGGGGGTGCCCCCGGCCTCAGGGGCACTCAGCACGCAGACCTCCACGGCCAGCATGGTGCAGCCGCCGCAGGGTGAAGTGGAGGCCATGTATCCGACGCTGCCCCCCTATTCTAACTGCAGTGATCTCTACTCGGAGCCTGTGTCTTTCCACGACCCCCAGGGCAACCCCGGCCTCGCCTATTCCCCCCAGGATTACCAATCGGCCAAACCGGCCTTGGACAGCAATCTCTTCCCCATGATTCCTGACTACAATCTATACCACCACCCCAACGACATGGGCTCCATTCCGGAGCACAAGCCCTTCCAGGGAATGGACCCCATCCGGGTCAATCCGCCCCCTATTACTCCCCTGGAGACCATCAAGGCATTCAAAGACAAGCAGATCCACCCGGGCTTTGGCAGCCTGCCCCAGCCGCCGCTCACGCTCAAGCCCATCCGGCCCCGCAAGTACCCCAACCGACCCAGCAAGACCCCGCTCCACGAGCGGCCCCACGCGTGCCCGGCGGAGGGCTGCGACCGCCGTTTCAGCCGCTCGGACGAGCTGACCCGGCACCTGCGCATCCACACGGGCCACAAGCCCTTCCAGTGCCGGATCTGCATGCGGAGCTTCAGCCGCAGCGACCACCTTACCACTCACATCCGCACGCATACGGGCGAGAAGCCCTTTGCCTGCGAGTTCTGCGGGCGCAAGTTTGCGCGCAGCGACGAGCGCAAGCGCCACGCCAAGATCCACCTCAAGCAAAAGGAGAAGAAGGCGGAGAAGGGGGGTGCGCCTTCTGCGTCCTCAGCGGCCCCGGTGTCCCTGGCCCCTGTGGTCACCACCTGCGCCTGA